The following proteins come from a genomic window of Polaribacter dokdonensis:
- a CDS encoding FUSC family protein → MIKAFLRYIKSLQFLKALLIAIAMAIPVFSSIYFFDSIDIGFGIALGSILCVPADTNGSLNHKFYGILFSILLSTTITLLVGTFSGFLPVLLPLLIALVFVVSYISVFGFRASLISLAGLLSIVLAFAYDSSEISILQHSLCIAVGGIWYLFLTISTSILFPQVQTDYLFVNLLEKTAKFIKLRGDLLIAKQDRTSLLEKNFALQTEINELHETLREVILEKRSNAGFSNRIRRQQLVFSKIMEIYELAISNAIDYKKFDHLFENHPEKIDEFKVLIYEISDYLTHLSKVILKEEKLTFNTNFEILLKKIENQVALYELQVGLPESREEVILLLNYKTYQEKQIQNLVDIGRILTKYYKNDKIRGIKDAEQFITPQDYDFKKLKVNFNIKSPIFRHSLRLTITTIIGFLMGNLLELQQSYWILLTIIVIMRPSYSLTKDRVKSRVIGTILGALIGVAIVLLTQNTFIYASIALLSLVIGFSLIKQNYRNGAAFITLYVIFMYALISPNVLEVIQFRVFDTLIGATLAFIGNYILWPVWEAKNIKDFLIDAVKGFEAYLIEINKYYHQKGETATSYNLSRKEAFLKVGNLNAAYQRLLQEPKSKQENSAIIYDVITISNTFLSSLSALSMFIKNNERGLAPEQFEIYVKHIITNLQQVISNNTAKHLNTDELKIAEKNYTNYYRDLSATRDLEIQEGIPISDELKIALHETQLVFGQVKWLYNLSNSLVQKIGKV, encoded by the coding sequence ATGATAAAAGCATTTTTAAGATATATAAAGAGTTTACAATTTTTAAAGGCATTACTAATTGCAATAGCTATGGCTATTCCTGTTTTTAGTTCTATATATTTTTTTGATAGTATAGATATTGGTTTTGGAATTGCCTTAGGTTCAATTCTTTGTGTACCTGCAGACACTAATGGAAGTTTAAACCATAAATTTTACGGAATTTTATTTTCCATATTACTTAGTACAACCATTACTTTGTTAGTGGGTACTTTTAGTGGCTTTTTACCTGTATTACTTCCTCTTTTAATTGCACTTGTTTTTGTAGTATCTTATATCTCTGTATTTGGCTTTAGAGCATCATTAATATCTTTAGCAGGTTTGCTAAGTATAGTTTTGGCATTTGCATATGACAGTTCAGAAATATCGATTTTACAACACTCCTTATGTATTGCAGTTGGTGGTATTTGGTATTTATTTTTAACTATTTCTACCTCAATCTTGTTTCCTCAAGTACAAACAGATTACTTATTTGTAAACCTATTAGAAAAAACTGCAAAATTTATAAAATTAAGAGGCGATTTACTAATAGCAAAACAAGACAGAACTTCTCTTTTAGAAAAGAATTTTGCTTTACAAACAGAGATAAACGAGCTACATGAAACCTTAAGAGAAGTAATTCTAGAGAAAAGGTCTAATGCTGGTTTTAGCAATAGAATTCGACGTCAGCAATTGGTGTTTTCTAAAATTATGGAAATTTATGAATTGGCCATTTCTAATGCTATCGATTACAAAAAATTCGATCATCTATTTGAAAATCATCCTGAAAAAATAGACGAATTTAAAGTCCTTATTTATGAAATTTCAGATTACTTAACACACTTATCCAAAGTAATTTTAAAAGAGGAAAAACTAACTTTTAATACCAATTTTGAAATTCTTCTTAAAAAAATTGAAAACCAGGTTGCTTTATATGAACTTCAAGTTGGTTTGCCTGAATCTAGAGAAGAAGTTATCCTATTATTAAACTACAAAACGTATCAAGAAAAGCAAATTCAGAATTTAGTTGATATTGGTAGAATACTTACCAAATATTATAAAAATGACAAAATTAGGGGGATAAAAGATGCTGAGCAATTTATTACGCCACAAGATTATGATTTTAAAAAACTAAAAGTAAATTTCAATATAAAATCGCCCATTTTTAGACATTCTTTACGCTTAACAATAACTACCATTATTGGCTTTTTAATGGGTAACCTCTTAGAGTTACAACAATCTTATTGGATTTTGTTAACCATTATTGTAATTATGAGACCTAGTTACAGTTTAACAAAAGATAGAGTAAAGAGCAGAGTAATTGGTACTATTTTAGGAGCTTTAATTGGTGTTGCAATTGTATTACTTACGCAAAACACCTTTATTTACGCTAGTATTGCATTACTATCTTTAGTTATTGGATTCTCTCTAATAAAGCAGAATTACAGAAATGGAGCTGCATTTATAACCTTGTATGTTATCTTTATGTACGCCCTTATTTCTCCTAATGTGTTAGAAGTAATTCAATTTAGAGTTTTTGATACTTTAATAGGTGCAACTTTGGCATTTATTGGTAATTATATTTTGTGGCCTGTTTGGGAAGCCAAAAACATTAAAGATTTTTTAATTGATGCTGTAAAAGGTTTTGAAGCATATTTAATAGAGATTAATAAGTACTATCATCAAAAAGGAGAAACTGCAACCAGCTATAATCTGTCTAGAAAAGAAGCCTTTTTAAAGGTTGGTAATTTAAATGCTGCTTATCAAAGGTTATTACAAGAGCCTAAATCTAAACAAGAAAATAGTGCTATTATTTACGATGTAATTACAATTAGCAATACTTTTTTATCATCTCTTTCTGCCTTAAGTATGTTTATTAAAAATAATGAAAGAGGTTTAGCTCCTGAGCAATTTGAAATATACGTAAAACATATAATTACCAATTTACAACAGGTAATTTCAAATAATACTGCTAAGCATTTAAATACTGATGAATTAAAAATTGCAGAAAAAAACTACACCAACTATTACAGAGATTTATCTGCAACTAGAGATTTAGAAATTCAAGAAGGCATACCTATTTCTGATGAACTAAAAATAGCTTTACACGAAACTCAATTGGTATTTGGGCAAGTAAAATGGTTGTATAATTTATCTAACAGTTTGGTTCAGAAAATTGGTAAAGTATAA